In the Ilumatobacteraceae bacterium genome, one interval contains:
- a CDS encoding RpiB/LacA/LacB family sugar-phosphate isomerase, with the protein MKIAVAGDSAGIGLAGIIAEHLADTHEVDDLSAPQTDAEQLYPHLTDRVANLVKDGTYDRGILVCGTGIGVCISANKVPGIRAALTHDTYSAERAALSNNAHIITMGARVIGPELAKAVADAFLAQTFDPAGRSAGNVDAIDEVEAKYLGC; encoded by the coding sequence ATGAAGATCGCAGTCGCCGGTGACAGCGCCGGCATCGGACTCGCCGGCATCATCGCCGAGCATCTCGCCGACACGCACGAGGTCGACGACCTGAGCGCACCGCAGACCGACGCCGAACAGCTGTACCCCCATCTCACCGACCGGGTCGCCAACCTGGTCAAGGACGGCACCTACGACAGGGGCATCCTGGTCTGCGGCACCGGCATCGGTGTGTGCATCTCGGCCAACAAGGTGCCGGGCATCCGGGCCGCGCTGACCCACGACACGTACTCGGCCGAGCGAGCGGCGTTGTCGAACAACGCCCACATCATCACGATGGGTGCTCGGGTGATCGGGCCGGAGCTCGCCAAGGCGGTCGCCGACGCGTTCCTCGCCCAGACGTTCGACCCAGCGGGTCGCTCGGCCGGCAACGTCGACGCGATCGACGAGGTCGAGGCCAAATACCTCGGTTGCTGA
- a CDS encoding dehydratase: MTARRIDGIDGLAACVGEHLGGSDWLEVTRPRAERFATSLGATFDPRSDTAPEFLTLSLTPVLLPQVVDVSGFSTGVNYGCTSVRFPSPVGIGQQIRLGVELLAADPIAGGVEIGYRLTFEIRDVDQPACVADVLFRFYT; this comes from the coding sequence ATGACTGCACGACGGATCGACGGCATCGACGGACTCGCTGCGTGCGTCGGTGAGCACCTCGGGGGCAGCGACTGGCTCGAGGTGACGCGCCCGCGAGCCGAACGGTTCGCCACGTCGCTCGGCGCCACGTTCGATCCCCGGTCGGACACCGCTCCGGAGTTCCTCACCCTGTCGCTCACGCCCGTGCTGCTCCCCCAGGTCGTCGACGTCAGCGGGTTCTCGACGGGTGTCAACTACGGCTGCACCAGCGTGCGGTTCCCCTCACCGGTCGGCATCGGGCAGCAGATCCGACTGGGCGTCGAACTGCTGGCAGCCGACCCGATCGCGGGTGGGGTCGAGATCGGCTACCGACTGACCTTCGAGATCAGGGACGTCGACCAACCGGCCTGCGTCGCCGACGTCCTCTTCAGGTTCTACACCTGA
- a CDS encoding TetR/AcrR family transcriptional regulator — MTKLQNDDRPLSRRDELLQVAARVFAQKGFANATVRDIGEEAGILSGSLYHHFESKDAILEDLLRGIFDEMEQGYVDVMKSASSPDETIRSLVATGYSFLESLSDEIQVLNNDLAYISRLPRLAFVEERTKAIERMWVETLARGSADGTFRADLDPQLAYRIMMGSLVAAVRWFIPGGPVSARQLGEQVAGFYLDGLLCPSGD, encoded by the coding sequence ATGACGAAGTTGCAGAACGATGATCGGCCGTTGTCCCGACGCGACGAGTTGCTGCAGGTGGCGGCGCGGGTCTTCGCCCAGAAGGGCTTCGCGAATGCGACCGTACGCGACATCGGGGAAGAGGCGGGCATCCTCTCCGGCAGCCTCTATCACCACTTCGAATCGAAGGACGCGATCCTCGAAGACCTGCTCCGCGGGATCTTCGACGAGATGGAGCAGGGCTACGTCGACGTGATGAAGTCGGCGTCGTCGCCCGACGAGACGATCCGTTCGCTGGTCGCGACCGGCTACAGCTTCCTCGAGTCGTTGTCCGACGAGATCCAGGTTCTCAACAACGACCTGGCGTACATCTCGCGCCTGCCCCGCTTGGCGTTCGTCGAGGAGCGCACGAAGGCGATCGAGCGGATGTGGGTCGAGACGCTCGCGCGTGGCTCGGCCGACGGCACGTTCCGGGCCGACCTCGACCCGCAGCTGGCCTACCGGATCATGATGGGTTCGCTCGTGGCAGCGGTCCGCTGGTTCATCCCCGGTGGACCGGTCTCGGCTCGTCAGCTCGGCGAACAGGTGGCCGGGTTCTACCTCGACGGGCTGCTTTGCCCCTCGGGCGACTGA
- a CDS encoding MFS transporter yields the protein MTATGTGLGDADPHTGVPRSAGRTPIFRGWKIAGSSAIILAFQSSLILQAFGNYAVVLQDRFGWSKSTISVAYSFNRAESGLLGPAHGWAIQRFGTKRIMQLGAVIVVAGFMWFSQMSSPVSFVLSFFVIAIGAGLSGFMTVNTEVVRWFERRRARALSLTSIGIAAGGLFAPVLVAALTHLGWRTTAALSGLALGAVTLAMSRLFGSSPGEHGLPIDGLTDPPAAVGRQAASLSAAHLTAGQAVRTSAFWFLAIGHASALLVVGSVVAHLSLFLTEEQGYTLQGASFVLAGITVSQVVGMLLGGAVGDRLDKRWLCVAAMFGHASGLLMLTFAASAAWVWCFVVLHGLAWGMRGPLMSAIRADYFGSSAFAQIMGYTSMVLMVGVVGGPLFAGILADVTGSYRTGFTILAVLAGSGSVMFALAKPPGPPSAPLTSG from the coding sequence GTGACCGCGACCGGCACCGGGCTCGGCGACGCGGACCCGCACACGGGCGTCCCCCGCTCGGCGGGGCGGACGCCGATCTTCCGCGGCTGGAAGATCGCAGGCTCCTCCGCGATCATTCTCGCGTTCCAGAGCTCACTGATCCTGCAGGCGTTCGGCAACTACGCCGTCGTCCTCCAAGACCGATTCGGTTGGTCGAAGAGCACGATCTCGGTGGCGTACTCCTTCAACCGGGCCGAGAGCGGGCTGCTGGGTCCGGCGCACGGATGGGCGATCCAACGCTTCGGCACGAAACGGATCATGCAGCTCGGTGCCGTCATCGTCGTCGCCGGGTTCATGTGGTTCAGTCAGATGTCGTCGCCCGTGTCGTTCGTGCTGTCGTTCTTCGTGATCGCGATCGGAGCCGGGCTCTCCGGTTTCATGACGGTCAACACCGAGGTCGTGCGATGGTTCGAGCGTCGACGGGCACGCGCCCTGTCGCTCACCAGCATCGGCATCGCTGCGGGCGGACTGTTCGCCCCCGTGCTGGTCGCCGCGCTGACCCACCTCGGGTGGCGCACGACCGCGGCACTGTCGGGCCTGGCGCTGGGCGCCGTGACGCTGGCGATGTCGCGACTGTTCGGCTCGAGCCCCGGCGAGCACGGACTCCCGATCGACGGCCTCACGGATCCGCCGGCCGCCGTTGGCCGTCAGGCAGCTTCCCTCTCGGCGGCACACCTCACCGCCGGGCAGGCCGTGCGCACGTCGGCCTTCTGGTTCCTCGCGATCGGCCACGCCTCGGCGTTGCTCGTCGTGGGCTCCGTCGTCGCCCACCTCTCGTTGTTCCTCACCGAAGAGCAGGGGTACACGCTGCAGGGAGCGAGTTTCGTCCTCGCGGGCATCACCGTCAGCCAGGTCGTCGGGATGCTCCTCGGGGGCGCGGTCGGCGATCGACTCGACAAGCGCTGGTTGTGTGTGGCGGCGATGTTCGGCCACGCGTCCGGCCTCCTGATGCTGACGTTCGCCGCATCGGCCGCGTGGGTGTGGTGCTTCGTCGTGCTGCACGGGTTGGCGTGGGGCATGCGCGGGCCCCTCATGAGCGCGATCCGCGCCGACTACTTCGGATCGAGCGCCTTCGCCCAGATCATGGGCTACACGTCGATGGTCCTGATGGTCGGCGTCGTCGGCGGCCCACTCTTCGCGGGCATCCTCGCGGACGTGACCGGCAGCTACCGAACCGGCTTCACGATCCTGGCGGTCCTCGCCGGGAGCGGCAGCGTGATGTTCGCGCTCGCGAAGCCACCGGGGCCACCCTCCGCCCCGCTCACGTCCGGCTGA
- a CDS encoding MarR family transcriptional regulator, with the protein MPSAGHDGPTLELAARLRAVIVPLGRSLRQQSGGRFTPTQASVLGTVLRHGPIALSALAAREQLSLPMVSKVVALLESEQLVVRTTDPTDARVSRIAISGDGRAWIEETRGRRDQWLADRLAETSADEREAVARTVTTLERILRDPA; encoded by the coding sequence GTGCCTTCCGCCGGCCACGACGGCCCCACCCTCGAACTTGCCGCACGGCTGCGCGCCGTGATCGTTCCGCTGGGTCGCTCGCTGCGCCAGCAGTCGGGCGGCCGGTTCACCCCCACGCAGGCATCGGTGCTCGGCACGGTGCTCCGCCACGGTCCGATCGCCCTGTCGGCGCTCGCCGCCCGCGAGCAGTTGTCGTTGCCGATGGTGTCCAAGGTGGTCGCCCTGCTCGAGTCCGAACAGCTCGTGGTGCGCACCACCGACCCGACCGACGCGCGGGTGTCCCGGATCGCCATCTCCGGCGACGGCCGAGCGTGGATCGAGGAGACGCGCGGCCGCCGTGACCAGTGGTTGGCGGATCGGCTCGCCGAAACGAGCGCCGACGAGCGCGAGGCCGTGGCACGAACCGTCACGACACTCGAACGGATCCTGAGGGATCCGGCGTGA
- a CDS encoding hydroxymethylglutaryl-CoA lyase, which produces MARSDRVTLVEVGPRDGLQNESAIVPTATKIELIQRLAACGVADMEVASFVRPDLVPQMADGVEVAAAVIGLPGLRSIALTPNVRGLAAAAEAGISEVAVFGAASETFSQRNLNCSIDVSLERFGAVAAEATQRDMRVRGYVSTVMGCPYEGEIAESEVVRLVEAFFAMGCHEVSVADTIGVGTPGRTTALFQALEHHVPLEHLSFHGHDTYGMGVANALAALDVGVRSIDASIGGLGGCPFAGPRARGNVATEDVVYAVGGSPEFDLDLDLDRLVETSVWICDELGRPPASSVTNALR; this is translated from the coding sequence ATGGCTCGGTCCGACCGCGTCACGCTCGTCGAGGTCGGTCCTCGCGACGGCCTGCAGAACGAGAGCGCGATCGTCCCGACGGCGACCAAGATCGAGCTCATCCAGCGGCTCGCCGCGTGCGGCGTCGCCGACATGGAGGTCGCGTCGTTCGTTCGCCCCGACCTCGTTCCGCAGATGGCCGACGGTGTCGAGGTCGCAGCTGCGGTCATCGGGCTGCCCGGCCTCCGGTCGATCGCTCTGACGCCGAACGTCCGTGGCCTGGCGGCAGCGGCCGAGGCGGGGATCAGCGAGGTCGCCGTGTTCGGTGCGGCCAGCGAGACCTTCAGCCAGAGGAACCTCAACTGCTCGATCGACGTCAGCCTGGAGCGCTTCGGTGCCGTGGCGGCCGAGGCGACCCAGCGCGACATGCGAGTGCGCGGGTACGTGTCGACCGTGATGGGATGCCCGTACGAGGGCGAGATCGCCGAGTCGGAGGTGGTTCGTCTGGTCGAGGCGTTCTTCGCGATGGGCTGCCACGAAGTGAGCGTCGCCGACACGATCGGCGTCGGAACGCCCGGCCGCACGACGGCGCTGTTCCAGGCGTTGGAGCATCACGTCCCGTTGGAGCATCTGAGCTTCCACGGCCACGACACCTACGGTATGGGTGTGGCGAACGCGCTCGCCGCGCTCGACGTCGGCGTGCGGTCGATCGACGCGTCGATCGGCGGCCTCGGTGGCTGCCCCTTCGCCGGGCCTCGGGCTCGGGGCAACGTTGCCACCGAGGACGTCGTCTACGCCGTCGGCGGTTCACCCGAGTTCGACCTCGACCTCGACCTCGACCGGCTCGTCGAGACGTCGGTGTGGATCTGCGACGAACTCGGTCGACCCCCGGCGTCGTCGGTCACCAACGCGTTGCGCTGA
- a CDS encoding OB-fold domain-containing protein, translated as MNGIVGWSSYVPRARLDRSALASMFQVAGPRGLRSVAGPDEDALTMAVEAARPLVDADSAVESCWFATSHAPMLDRGNAAVLSAAIGLPDHVGSYDTGGSIRSGVAALRAAASQTSPAIAALSDVRFGRPGSDDEASGADAAAAFAFGPDPLVEIVAQSSVSSPVMDRWRAEGDIGSSTWDDRWTAEHQVPLVERVIADVLEQAGIAATDLTAAVVSCPSARAEAQLAKRLGAPAHEGDPRTAIGYSGTADVGVRLASVLDAAGPDQWILVATGADGADAMVLRTSSGFTAAGASPVEDGTPIEPSTYLLWRGLIERAALRRPPAEAPAAPAVARNEPWKLAFNGSTCTACGTRHMPPQRVCLRCQAVDRMEPVALRDTQAVVRTFTIDRLAASINPPVVVGVLDFDGGGRYRCQLTDVVAADVAVGDRVEMVYRLVSESPNGVRNYFWKARPVSEEDS; from the coding sequence GTGAACGGAATCGTCGGATGGAGCAGCTACGTGCCGCGGGCCCGGCTCGACCGCTCGGCGCTCGCGTCGATGTTCCAGGTGGCCGGACCACGCGGTCTCCGATCGGTGGCGGGGCCGGACGAGGACGCGTTGACGATGGCGGTCGAAGCGGCTCGTCCGCTGGTCGATGCCGACAGCGCCGTCGAGTCGTGCTGGTTCGCCACGAGCCATGCCCCGATGCTCGACCGCGGCAACGCAGCCGTCCTGTCGGCGGCGATCGGGCTGCCCGACCACGTCGGTTCGTACGACACCGGCGGGTCGATCCGCTCCGGTGTCGCCGCACTCCGCGCTGCGGCGAGCCAGACGAGCCCTGCGATCGCTGCGCTGTCCGACGTGCGATTCGGCCGCCCCGGATCGGACGACGAAGCCTCGGGCGCCGACGCCGCCGCTGCGTTCGCGTTCGGCCCCGACCCGCTGGTCGAGATCGTCGCCCAGTCGTCGGTCTCGTCGCCGGTGATGGACCGGTGGCGCGCCGAGGGCGACATCGGGTCGTCCACGTGGGACGATCGGTGGACCGCCGAACACCAGGTGCCCCTGGTCGAGCGGGTGATCGCCGACGTCCTCGAGCAGGCCGGGATCGCAGCGACCGATCTGACCGCCGCCGTCGTGTCGTGCCCCTCGGCCCGTGCCGAAGCACAGCTCGCGAAGCGACTCGGTGCGCCGGCTCACGAGGGCGACCCGCGAACCGCGATCGGCTACTCGGGCACCGCCGACGTCGGCGTGCGGCTCGCTTCGGTGCTCGACGCTGCAGGCCCCGACCAGTGGATCCTCGTGGCGACCGGCGCCGACGGTGCCGATGCCATGGTGCTGCGGACGAGCTCCGGCTTCACGGCCGCCGGTGCATCGCCGGTCGAGGACGGCACGCCGATCGAACCGTCCACCTACCTGCTGTGGCGCGGTCTGATCGAACGAGCGGCGTTGCGTCGTCCGCCGGCCGAGGCGCCTGCCGCTCCCGCGGTCGCTCGCAACGAGCCGTGGAAACTGGCGTTCAACGGCTCGACGTGTACGGCATGCGGCACTCGGCACATGCCGCCCCAGCGTGTGTGCCTGCGCTGCCAGGCCGTCGACCGGATGGAGCCCGTCGCGCTGCGCGACACGCAGGCGGTCGTGCGCACCTTCACGATCGACCGGCTCGCCGCGTCGATCAACCCGCCGGTCGTGGTCGGGGTGCTCGACTTCGACGGCGGCGGACGCTACCGCTGCCAGTTGACCGACGTCGTGGCCGCCGATGTGGCCGTCGGCGACCGCGTCGAGATGGTCTACCGGCTCGTCTCCGAGTCGCCGAACGGTGTCCGCAACTACTTCTGGAAAGCACGCCCCGTGTCCGAGGAGGACTCATGA
- a CDS encoding triose-phosphate isomerase: MNYWVGTSWKMNKTLAEALAFAESLRAFLPDADDRIQPFVIPSFTCVRDVQRALADTRVKVGAQNMHWADAGAWTGEVSPVQLRDCGVDVVELGHSERREHFGETDHTVGLKTEAAVRHGFVPLICVGETLDERESGRADEVLTAQTEGALRLLDETQRPARILFAYEPVWAIGERGIPASSDYADRQQALIKRVAGALLPAEPPVLYGGSVNPNNAAELIARPHVDGLFIGRSAWAADGYIDILQRASAAI; this comes from the coding sequence GTGAACTACTGGGTCGGCACCAGCTGGAAGATGAACAAGACGCTGGCCGAAGCGCTCGCGTTCGCCGAGTCGCTCCGAGCGTTCCTGCCCGATGCCGACGATCGCATCCAACCGTTCGTGATCCCGTCGTTCACCTGTGTCCGCGACGTGCAGCGGGCGCTCGCCGACACGCGGGTCAAGGTGGGCGCCCAGAACATGCACTGGGCCGACGCCGGCGCGTGGACGGGCGAGGTCTCGCCGGTGCAACTGCGGGACTGCGGCGTCGACGTCGTCGAACTCGGTCACAGCGAGCGCCGCGAACACTTCGGCGAAACCGACCACACGGTCGGACTCAAGACGGAAGCAGCGGTGCGTCACGGCTTCGTACCGCTGATCTGTGTCGGCGAAACGCTCGACGAGCGCGAGTCCGGTCGCGCCGACGAGGTGCTCACGGCGCAGACCGAGGGAGCGCTCCGGCTCCTCGACGAGACCCAGCGGCCGGCACGGATCCTGTTCGCCTACGAGCCCGTGTGGGCGATCGGCGAGCGCGGCATCCCGGCCTCGTCCGACTACGCCGACCGGCAGCAGGCGTTGATCAAGCGGGTCGCCGGCGCCCTGCTGCCCGCCGAGCCGCCCGTGCTCTACGGCGGGAGCGTCAACCCCAACAACGCCGCCGAACTGATCGCCCGCCCGCACGTCGACGGCCTGTTCATCGGTCGGTCGGCGTGGGCCGCCGACGGCTACATCGACATACTGCAGCGGGCATCCGCCGCCATCTGA
- the dhaL gene encoding dihydroxyacetone kinase subunit DhaL codes for MPLDTTALRRMFAAIDHDVAAAGDELCRLDGLIGDADHGVTMALGFGAAHQAVAALDPTADPTALLNAAALAFLNATGASCGPLYATALMRAAAAVAGRRELDDADVIAVVGAIATGIRDRGKAEPGQKTMLDAWVPAADAANAAHADGEPLGVCLTAAVDAARAGAEATRDMAAAVGRSQRLGDRALGHVDPGAASAAIVVEAMRRSLTT; via the coding sequence ATGCCCCTCGACACGACAGCGCTCCGCCGCATGTTCGCCGCGATCGACCACGACGTGGCGGCGGCCGGCGACGAACTCTGCCGCCTCGACGGGTTGATCGGCGACGCCGACCACGGCGTCACCATGGCGCTCGGGTTCGGCGCCGCTCACCAGGCGGTCGCTGCCCTCGACCCGACCGCCGACCCGACGGCCCTGCTGAACGCGGCCGCCTTGGCCTTCCTGAACGCCACCGGCGCGTCGTGCGGGCCGTTGTACGCGACGGCGTTGATGCGAGCGGCAGCTGCGGTCGCGGGCCGACGCGAACTCGACGACGCCGACGTGATCGCGGTCGTCGGTGCGATCGCGACCGGCATCCGCGATCGCGGCAAGGCCGAGCCCGGCCAGAAGACGATGCTCGACGCGTGGGTGCCCGCCGCCGATGCGGCGAACGCGGCACACGCCGACGGCGAGCCGCTCGGCGTCTGTCTCACCGCCGCCGTCGACGCCGCCCGCGCCGGGGCGGAAGCGACGCGCGACATGGCCGCGGCGGTGGGTCGGTCGCAGCGACTCGGCGATCGAGCGCTCGGGCACGTCGACCCGGGCGCCGCATCGGCCGCGATCGTCGTCGAGGCGATGCGCCGCTCGCTGACGACCTGA
- a CDS encoding SMP-30/gluconolactonase/LRE family protein yields the protein MFGEIEGTGFEVLDPRFGELFAPHIRVERLWTGARWSEGPAWFAAGRYLVWSDIPNNRMLRYDETDGSVSVFRSPSNNTNGNTVDPQGRLVSCEHLTRRVTRTEHDGSITVVADRFDGKRLNSPNDVVVRSDGSIWFSDPFYGIATDYEGEIQERELDGCHVYRVDPDSGEVTRATTDMVLPNGLAFGPEERTLFIADTGATHTPGGPAHIRRFEVTDHGTLTGGEVFATSASGLYDGFRVDTAGRVWTSALDGVHCYDPDGSLIGRIHIPEIVGNVTFGGRRRNRLFICGTSSLYSVYVFATGLAMG from the coding sequence ATGTTCGGAGAGATCGAGGGCACGGGATTCGAGGTGCTCGATCCGCGGTTCGGCGAGCTCTTCGCGCCGCACATCCGTGTCGAGCGGCTGTGGACCGGCGCCCGCTGGAGCGAAGGACCCGCGTGGTTCGCCGCCGGGCGCTACCTCGTGTGGTCCGACATCCCGAACAACCGAATGCTGCGGTACGACGAGACCGACGGTTCGGTGTCGGTGTTCCGCTCGCCGTCGAACAACACCAACGGCAACACGGTCGACCCCCAGGGGCGCCTCGTCAGCTGCGAACACCTGACGCGTCGCGTGACCCGGACCGAGCACGACGGATCGATAACAGTCGTCGCCGACCGGTTCGACGGTAAGCGGCTCAACTCGCCGAACGACGTCGTGGTGCGCTCCGACGGTTCGATCTGGTTCAGCGATCCGTTCTACGGCATCGCGACCGACTACGAGGGCGAGATCCAGGAGCGGGAACTCGACGGCTGTCACGTCTATCGCGTCGACCCCGACTCCGGCGAGGTCACCCGGGCCACCACCGACATGGTGCTGCCGAACGGTCTGGCCTTCGGGCCGGAGGAGCGCACCCTGTTCATCGCCGACACCGGGGCGACGCACACGCCCGGCGGTCCGGCCCACATCCGCCGGTTCGAGGTCACCGACCACGGCACGCTGACCGGCGGCGAAGTCTTCGCGACGAGCGCGTCCGGCCTGTACGACGGGTTCCGGGTCGACACCGCCGGGCGGGTCTGGACCAGCGCGCTCGACGGCGTGCACTGCTACGACCCCGACGGCTCGCTGATCGGCAGGATCCACATCCCCGAGATCGTCGGCAACGTCACGTTCGGCGGTCGCCGACGGAACCGACTGTTCATCTGCGGCACCTCGTCGCTGTACTCGGTCTACGTGTTCGCGACCGGCCTCGCCATGGGCTGA
- a CDS encoding acyl-CoA dehydrogenase family protein, whose translation MTDAATMETVDVEAFRIALTEFVGEHHPPADAGAATRDSRVALPIVAGPAGTEEEHRALVAASCAWQRRLFDAGYGWVTGPPELGGAGLSPAHLEVLRDVMSEFDVPDDTLVRTGTQVLGPSILQHGTDHLRSHHLPAIHRGDELVCQLFSEPDAGSDLANIKTLARRDGDSWVLDGQKVWSSGALDAATGLCIARTEPGSERHRGLTAFMISMDAPGVEVRRIRQMTGGAEFCEVFLTGVTVDDDHIVGEVDGGWAIVIDALMNERSSIGNELLPDESIMQRLLDVVRASDPDHGLVVLAADVAGRLTIAKWLERRIAEPYGAGDTPGPEFALTKLALTEVVAGMCELASRTLGASLVAGDRPEGAAWAEFVLGAPGLKIGGGTDEVLKNNVAERILGLPREPAPGAKDRQPVARNLQ comes from the coding sequence ATGACCGACGCGGCGACGATGGAGACGGTCGACGTCGAAGCGTTCCGGATCGCGCTCACCGAGTTCGTGGGCGAGCACCACCCGCCGGCCGATGCCGGCGCGGCGACCCGCGACTCGCGCGTCGCCCTCCCGATCGTCGCCGGACCGGCCGGGACCGAGGAGGAGCACCGGGCCCTCGTCGCCGCGTCGTGTGCGTGGCAGCGTCGCCTGTTCGACGCCGGCTACGGCTGGGTGACCGGGCCGCCCGAACTCGGCGGTGCCGGCCTCTCTCCGGCGCATCTCGAAGTGCTGCGCGATGTCATGTCCGAGTTCGACGTCCCCGACGACACGCTCGTGCGCACGGGCACCCAGGTGCTCGGGCCGTCGATCCTCCAACACGGCACGGATCACCTGCGGAGCCACCACCTGCCGGCGATCCATCGCGGTGACGAACTGGTGTGCCAGCTGTTCTCCGAGCCCGACGCCGGTTCCGACCTGGCCAACATCAAGACGCTGGCACGTCGCGACGGCGACTCGTGGGTGCTCGACGGGCAGAAGGTCTGGTCGTCCGGGGCGCTCGATGCCGCCACCGGACTCTGCATCGCTCGGACCGAACCCGGCAGCGAACGGCACCGCGGCCTCACGGCGTTCATGATCTCGATGGACGCTCCGGGCGTCGAGGTCCGCCGCATCCGCCAGATGACCGGTGGTGCCGAGTTCTGCGAGGTCTTCCTCACGGGTGTGACCGTCGACGACGACCACATCGTCGGCGAGGTCGACGGCGGATGGGCGATCGTGATCGACGCCCTGATGAACGAGCGGTCGTCGATCGGCAACGAACTCCTGCCCGACGAGAGCATCATGCAACGACTCCTCGACGTGGTGAGGGCGTCGGACCCCGATCACGGGCTCGTCGTCCTCGCAGCCGACGTCGCGGGTCGGCTCACCATCGCGAAGTGGTTGGAGCGTCGGATCGCCGAGCCGTACGGAGCCGGCGACACCCCCGGCCCGGAGTTCGCGCTGACGAAGTTGGCCCTCACCGAGGTCGTCGCGGGGATGTGCGAACTGGCGTCGCGGACGCTTGGCGCCTCACTCGTCGCCGGCGATCGGCCGGAGGGTGCAGCGTGGGCCGAGTTCGTGTTGGGGGCCCCGGGGCTCAAGATCGGTGGCGGGACCGACGAGGTCCTGAAGAACAACGTCGCCGAGCGGATCCTCGGCCTCCCACGCGAGCCCGCGCCCGGCGCAAAAGACCGGCAGCCGGTGGCCCGGAACCTACAATGA
- a CDS encoding acetyl-CoA acetyltransferase → MSSNKFPGVAIVGMGCTRFGDHWDRSADDLVIDAVQEALASAGGIAIDDIDAFWLGTAVTGQSGLVLSRPLKLQNKPVTRVENMCATGSEAVRNACYAVASGAYDVVMAVGVEKLKDSNMTGLVIPTAPTDGSEVDLTAPAMFSFIVPAYAEKYGIPLETMREALSHIGSKNHANGALNERAHFQRQVSEATISAAPTIAGDLNVFDCSGISDGAAAAIICRIEDVPRYTTNPMYVRALALAVGAGTGATDTEYDYTTFPEVVASANDAYRQAGITDPATEISMAEVHDCFTPTELVLMEDMGFSERGGAIADVLAGRYDLDGDLPINPDGGLKSFGHPIGASGLRMLFEMWLQFRGEAGERQIEDPKLGMTHNLGGQPGEVVSFVSIVGAEPG, encoded by the coding sequence ATGAGCAGCAACAAGTTCCCCGGCGTCGCGATCGTCGGTATGGGATGCACCCGCTTCGGTGACCACTGGGATCGCAGCGCCGACGACCTGGTGATCGACGCCGTCCAGGAGGCGCTCGCGTCGGCCGGCGGAATCGCGATCGACGACATCGACGCGTTCTGGTTGGGCACGGCGGTGACCGGCCAGTCCGGCCTCGTGCTGAGCCGCCCGCTGAAGCTGCAGAACAAGCCGGTCACCCGTGTCGAGAACATGTGCGCCACGGGCTCCGAGGCCGTGCGAAACGCCTGCTACGCGGTCGCGTCCGGCGCGTACGACGTGGTGATGGCGGTCGGAGTCGAGAAGCTCAAGGACTCGAACATGACCGGTCTGGTCATCCCGACCGCGCCGACCGACGGCTCCGAGGTCGACCTGACGGCGCCGGCGATGTTCTCCTTCATCGTCCCGGCCTACGCGGAGAAGTACGGCATCCCGCTCGAGACGATGCGCGAGGCGCTCAGTCACATCGGTTCGAAGAACCACGCGAACGGTGCACTCAACGAGCGCGCCCACTTCCAGCGTCAGGTGTCCGAAGCCACGATCTCGGCCGCGCCCACCATCGCCGGCGACCTCAACGTCTTCGACTGCTCAGGTATCTCCGATGGTGCTGCCGCTGCGATCATCTGCCGCATCGAGGACGTGCCGAGGTACACGACCAACCCGATGTACGTCAGGGCGCTCGCGCTGGCGGTCGGTGCCGGCACCGGTGCGACCGACACCGAGTACGACTACACGACGTTCCCCGAAGTGGTCGCGTCCGCCAACGACGCGTACCGACAGGCCGGGATCACCGATCCGGCGACCGAGATCTCGATGGCCGAGGTGCACGATTGCTTCACGCCGACCGAGCTGGTGCTGATGGAGGACATGGGCTTCTCCGAGCGCGGCGGCGCGATCGCCGACGTGCTCGCCGGTCGCTACGACCTCGACGGCGACCTGCCGATCAACCCCGACGGAGGGCTGAAGAGCTTCGGTCACCCGATCGGGGCGTCCGGCCTGCGGATGCTGTTCGAGATGTGGCTCCAGTTCCGTGGCGAAGCCGGCGAGCGACAGATCGAGGATCCGAAGCTCGGCATGACGCACAACCTCGGCGGGCAGCCGGGTGAGGTCGTCAGCTTCGTGTCGATCGTCGGAGCCGAACCGGGATGA